Proteins from one Malania oleifera isolate guangnan ecotype guangnan chromosome 4, ASM2987363v1, whole genome shotgun sequence genomic window:
- the LOC131153489 gene encoding G-type lectin S-receptor-like serine/threonine-protein kinase At1g11410 → MNLSNGFLYPLLLFIQLPFCSSISTISSAHPVADGGVLVSQGETFALGFFSPRNSRRRYVGLWYNKVSEQTVVWVANRDEPLNDTSGVLSINSAGNLIIQGNASSTPVWSTNISAPLTNNSDSVVAHLLDTGNLVLIRQSTQATVWQGFDYPTQTMMPFMKLGLDRRTGLNRIITSWRSPDDPGVGSCTCKIDPTGIPQLFMYKGSARWWRGGPWNGVRFSGIQEMRDNVYLNVTYVEDRDEIYLMDSVLNASLFLISMALDESGYAQRLTWHETDRRWVEYWSAPNDRCDNYGRCGAYGYCDPNQNSNEECKCFPGFEPKSPQDWYLRDGSQGCKRKRADSMCNNGEGFVKFERMKVPDTTVARVNMSLNLEGCEEECLRNCTCVAYTSADIRDGGRGCLMWHGNLVDTKLYTSDGQDLYIRVDSIDLAKTRKSSNGIKGTKRTLLIVTGPIVLVGLLLVIFYLCKRHPKIRGHWGKKSHRKMSLLNLATTHKDYLEEDGHDVGERNVDLPFFNLRDIKSATNNFTDKLGEGGFGEVYKGHLSNGQEIAVKRLLECSRQGVKEFKNEVLLISRLQHRNLVKVLGCCIDGEETMLIYEYMPNKSLDSFIFDHTRKALLDWKKRYEIIIGIARGILYLHEDSRLKIIHRDLKASNILLDGEMNPKISDFGTARIFERNQTQANTNRVIGTFGYMSPEYALKGLFSMKSDVFSFGVLLLEIISGKKNLTSYNDDLLSNLIKHTWDLWSEDRALEIVDFSMGNSWQELEVLRCIHVGLLCVQGNAVDRPTMSTIVFMLSNEVALPSPKQPAFVVKQTNRDPNSSSMGPTSSTCSKNEVTITMIGPR, encoded by the exons ATGAATCTTTCAAATGGGTTTCTGTATCCATTGCTTCTGTTCATCCAACTCCCGTTTTGCTCTTCAATCAGCACCATCAGTTCCGCACATCCCGTGGCGGACGGCGGCGTTTTAGTCTCCCAAGGAGAAACGTTTGCTCTGGGGTTCTTCAGCCCCCGCAATTCTCGCCGCCGGTACGTCGGATTGTGGTACAATAAAGTCTCAGAACAAACCGTGGTGTGGGTCGCAAACAGAGACGAGCCTCTCAACGACACCTCTGGCGTCCTCTCCATCAACAGCGCCGGAAACCTCATCATCCAGGGCAACGCCAGCAGCACCCCAGTTTGGTCTACGAATATCTCGGCGCCGTTAACTAATAACTCCGATTCTGTGGTAGCCCATCTCTTAGACACGGGAAACTTGGTTCTGATTCGGCAATCGACGCAAGCAACTGTATGGCAGGGCTTCGATTATCCCACGCAAACCATGATGCCGTTCATGAAATTGGGGCTGGACCGGAGAACCGGCCTGAACAGGATCATAACGTCCTGGAGGTCCCCAGATGACCCGGGAGTTGGGTCTTGCACCTGCAAAATAGATCCCACGGGGATTCCCCAGTTATTCATGTACAAGGGTTCTGCCCGGTGGTGGCGGGGCGGGCCGTGGAACGGAGTCAGATTTAGCGGCATACAGGAGATGAGAGACAACGTCTACTTGAACGTTACTTATGTTGAGGATCGTGATGAAATATATCTGATGGACAGCGTCCTGAACGCCTCCCTCTTCTTGATCTCAATGGCGTTGGATGAATCTGGGTATGCCCAACGGTTAACGTGGCATGAGACCGACCGGAGATGGGTCGAGTATTGGTCAGCGCCCAATGATCGATGTGACAACTACGGACGGTGCGGTGCGTACGGTTATTGTGACCCGAATCAAAATTCAAATGAAGAGTGCAAGTGCTTTCCTGGGTTCGAGCCCAAGTCACCGCAGGACTGGTACTTGAGGGATGGTTCACAGGGTTGCAAGAGGAAGCGTGCTGACTCGATGTGTAACAACGGAGAGGGGTTCGTGAAGTTTGAACGGATGAAGGTGCCTGACACGACAGTGGCACGTGTGAACATGAGTTTGAACCTAGAAGGGTGTGAGGAGGAGTGCTTGAGGAATTGCACGTGCGTAGCGTACACAAGTGCAGATATCAGGGATGGAGGGAGGGGGTGCCTCATGTGGCATGGCAATTTGGTTGACACCAAGTTGTATACAAGTGACGGTCAAGATTTGTACATTCGAGTCGACTCAATTGATTTGG cAAAGACAAGAAAGAGCTCTAATGGCATTAAGGGTACTAAGAGGACATTGTTGATTGTGACTGGGCCTATTGTTTTGGTAGGGCTTCTCTTGGTTATCTTTTATTTGTGCAAGAGGCATCCAAAGATTAGAG GTCATTGGGGAAAAAAAAGTCACAGAAAAATGTCATTACTCAATTTGGCCACAACACACAAGGACTATCTTGAAGAAGATGGACATGATGTGGGAGAAAGGAATGTCGATTTGCCATTTTTTAATTTAAGGGATATAAAATCTGCAACAAATAACTTCACGGACAAGCTTGGGGAAGGTGGTTTTGGTGAAGTTTACAAG GGTCACCTATCCAATGGACAAGAAATAGCTGTGAAAAGGCTTTTGGAATGCTCACGCCAAGGGGTtaaagaattcaaaaatgaagTCTTGTTGATTTCTAGACTTCAACATAGAAATTTGGTAAAAGTTTTAGGTTGTTGCATTGATGGGGAAGAGACAATGCTAATCTACGAATATATGCCGAATAAAAGCTTGGACTCTTTCATTTTCG ATCATACTAGGAAGGCACTATTGGATTGGAAAAAGCGGTACGAAATTATCATTGGAATTGCTCGAGGCATTCTTTACCTTCATGAAGACTCAAGGTTAAAAATTATTCATAGGGATTTGAAAGCTAGTAATATACTTCTTGATGGAGAGATGAACCCCAAAATTTCAGATTTTGGGACGGCACGAATATTTGAACGAAACCAAACTCAAGCAAATACAAATAGGGTAATCGGGACATT TGGTTATATGTCGCCAGAATATGCACTAAAGGGTCTCTTCTCAATGAAATCAGACGTCTTTAGCTTTGGAGTTTTACTGTTAGAGATCATTAGTGGCAAGAAGAATCTTACTTCTTACAATGATGATCTACtctcaaatttaataaaacat ACGTGGGACTTGTGGAGTGAAGACAGAGCTTTAGAGATAGTTGATTTTTCAATGGGCAATTCTTGGCAAGAGCTTGAAGTTTTGAGGTGTATCCATGTTGGGCTCTTATGTGTTCAAGGTAATGCTGTGGATAGGCCAACCATGTCAACAATTGTTTTCATGTTAAGCAATGAAGTAGCTCTTCCTTCTCCAAAACAACCAGCATTTGTTGTCAAACAAACCAATAGGGACCCAAACTCAAGTTCAATGGGACCCACATCGAGTACATGTTCCAAAAACGAGGTTACAATTACAATGATTGGTCCCCGATAG